A stretch of DNA from Micromonospora sp. NBC_01813:
CAGGTCGGCACCGGGCAGCTCGAAGCTCTCAGCCACCTCGGCTTCGTCCACGTCCACGGCGCCCGACTGTGAGTCGACGCGCCGTGCCTTGAGCTCCTCCAGGCTGTCCTCGCCGAGGTCGACCTCGTCGCGACGCGGTGCGTCGTAGTCGGTGGCCATCGGTTCACTCTCCCGTATCGGTTCAGTCGCTTCCGGTGATAAACGCCGGACGACGGTGATTCGGTTCCCATGCGGGCCCTTGTGGGACCACAACCCCGGCAATCGTGCCGTTTTGTGCCGGTTCGTGGCTGCCGCAGGAAACTCCCCCCGCGAGCGCGGTACCTTACCCTTCTTTGGCCGACGCATGTATACCGCCCTTGTGGGTTTGATGTACGCCCAGACGCCGGAACTTGTTCCCAATGTGACTCAGGCGACACGAAGATAGGGGTACGCACCGGCCGATCATCGTCGGCGCGCCGGCACGAGGAGCTGTTTCCCGCGCCGTACGGACAACCGCTAACCTCGGCGGCATACTCGGTAGTCACCGGTGAGGCGTGCCGACGCCCGGCACCGCCACACCTTCGCAGGGGGCCATCTCATGAGCTTTGCGCGCGTACGAGCGCTCGTCGTGGTCGGCGTTCTGGTCGTCTTCGCCCTGGTCTTCGTCGTCGTCGCGATGGTCCGGGACAGTCAGGGCGGCACCGACTCCGTCGCGTCCTGCCCGGACGGTTGGGCGCTGGCCGAC
This window harbors:
- a CDS encoding DUF4193 domain-containing protein; this encodes MATDYDAPRRDEVDLGEDSLEELKARRVDSQSGAVDVDEAEVAESFELPGADLADEELTVKVLPMQSDEFRCARCFLVHHRSQLAVERNNELICRECT